DNA from Aliarcobacter butzleri:
AATTCTTAACATTGAATTGTAACTATAAAAAAGATGTAAAATATTGATGTATGTCAAGTAGCTTAAGTTTTAATTAAGATAAAAAATATCCTATTTTAACTCTAAGCTCTTAAACTCAGTAAGATGAATAAAATTTTGTTATTTTTTAAAATTTTAAAATTTTAGTTATAATTTTACTTACATAATAATTACATAACTTTCAAATATAATTATTTTGATATCAAAATTTTAAGGAGAGTATAGATATGAAAAAAGTAGTTTTAGGAACAATTGCAGCTGCAATGTTAGCAACATCAGGATTGGCTGCTGATTATGTAATGAAAATTAGCCACGTTGTAAGTGCTAGTACACCAAAAGGTATGGCTGCTGATTATTTAGAAAAAAGAATTGAAGAGTTAACAAAAGGAAAAATTGATGTTCAAGTATTTCCAAACTCACAATTATATGGTGATGGTGATGAAATGAAAGCTTTGGCTATGAACAATGTTCAAGTAATTATGCCAAGTTTATCAAAATTCCCATCAATTGTACCTCAAATTCAACTTTTTGACTTACCGTTTCTTTTTAGAGATAAAGAACACTTATATAAAGTTATGGATGGAGAAGTTGGAGCAAAACTTAAATCTTATGTAGATGCAAAAAAACAGATGATTGCATTTGATTATTGGGATGCTGGATTTAAACACTTTTCAAGTTCTAAACAACCTATTATTAATCCAGAAGATGCAAAAGGTTTAAAATTTAGAATTCAAAGTTCAAAAGTGTTAGAAGCACAATTTAAAGCTGTTGGTGGAAACCCACAAATTTTACCATTCTCTGAAGTTTATTCAGCACTTCAACAAGGTGTTGTTGATGCAACAGAAAATCCACTATCAAACTTCTATACAAAAAAATTTAATGAAGTTCAATCTAGTCTTACTTTAAGTAGTCATGGTTATTTAGGTTATTTAGTTGTTATGAATCAACAATTTTGGGAAAAATTACCAAAAGATTTACAAGAAAAAGTTGCAATTGCTATGAAAGAAGCAACAGAGTTAGAAAGAAAAGAGACTGCAATTGAAGATGTAAAAATTATGGAAGCTTTAAAAAAATACTCTGCTGATACAAAAAAACTTGAAATTTATCAATTAACAGATGAACAAGTAGCAAAATGGAGAAAAGTTATGGAAGCTATCTATCCACAGTTTTATGATGTAATCGGTGAAGATTTAATCAAAAAAGCTATTGAAACAAAATAAGTAAAGTAGAAATATGAAAAAACTTTTTAGTATTTTGGATATTATAGTCGGAACAATAAATCAAACAATAGCCGTTTATGGAATGATATTGGGTGTTTTGTTAGCATTTATTAATGTGGTTCTAAGATA
Protein-coding regions in this window:
- a CDS encoding DctP family TRAP transporter solute-binding subunit, translating into MKKVVLGTIAAAMLATSGLAADYVMKISHVVSASTPKGMAADYLEKRIEELTKGKIDVQVFPNSQLYGDGDEMKALAMNNVQVIMPSLSKFPSIVPQIQLFDLPFLFRDKEHLYKVMDGEVGAKLKSYVDAKKQMIAFDYWDAGFKHFSSSKQPIINPEDAKGLKFRIQSSKVLEAQFKAVGGNPQILPFSEVYSALQQGVVDATENPLSNFYTKKFNEVQSSLTLSSHGYLGYLVVMNQQFWEKLPKDLQEKVAIAMKEATELERKETAIEDVKIMEALKKYSADTKKLEIYQLTDEQVAKWRKVMEAIYPQFYDVIGEDLIKKAIETK